One Candidatus Cloacimonadota bacterium genomic region harbors:
- a CDS encoding heparinase II/III family protein has product MKRNKIFLFSVIFVFITTIVNAQGVWHPEKTYWPRTLIDSSQVEISKVKTRVTIEPFLSIYNEIKAKAEKDYATCSSELQKALVARCAAFRFFIENDNSYGDKAKEYLLVIQRETYLSWDERYKNILWDSEMLSAACVAYDLMKGNNYDFGNDETAIRTNIQDIAGEMYYDLVSSNPYTNTLHLMWDLGFGEKINYGVKFASALGMCAIVLNTETTGDADKQPQTWINYCMQKTNQQFNDWLVNEQGMWAEGPHYLSFTATSYLPFAISHNNFVDGESEDYGGEYLSPLTEQDNFQAITDWCIKIRQPNGARPNFDDSFLNPLFYNGMLAPIYADDIAAWDYVNCTDSYFVDATSDNIDVEMICTYDDIAYPGTTLPDFPPTQIMPDAGQAVFRSDWGEDAVYMCALAENGQAREGGRTHEHPDNGSFIIYALGELLAMDSGYISWDKRDSVRYAKNHSMILVDGEGPPAASLTTSEGTDAELGYTYDTEGLDFAQITTNYQDTDFLRNITFINNSYFTIIDYIGSTETHNYAYLLHGNGGGSTGNGFSLDTNGSVYSVNDVDLNFFINSPIAMVLDNYDDYHDDGTYNVPATHTVTRATINADYGLFTSFLMPTLATTRDITYVPINEANFSGGSIEMDTEKALLLVGETIDVQTYDFFGTTLGFDCSILHVAKNGDIPRNIQLTSGMIFNYGSTPLINSDTRVILALNIGATSANGYVSEACMIEFFTGNEPTNVTGGTLIGFDEGVTTITFDESTYFTLDVVWSLDYAIDPGYVPEDHNISVYPNPFNDTNEISFTLSKPQNVRIEVFNLKGQKIAVLTDENYTIGSHSVTWNGKDSTDKNVANGTYFYKIHFEQSQPVLRKVNILR; this is encoded by the coding sequence ATGAAAAGAAATAAAATTTTTCTTTTTTCAGTGATATTTGTATTTATAACTACCATTGTGAATGCTCAAGGTGTTTGGCATCCTGAAAAAACATATTGGCCAAGAACTCTTATTGATAGCAGTCAAGTAGAAATAAGTAAAGTTAAAACCAGGGTAACTATTGAACCGTTTCTTTCAATATATAATGAGATAAAGGCAAAGGCAGAGAAAGATTATGCAACATGTTCCTCGGAATTACAAAAAGCACTTGTCGCAAGATGTGCTGCCTTTCGTTTTTTTATTGAAAATGATAACTCATATGGAGATAAAGCTAAAGAGTATCTACTCGTTATACAACGGGAAACCTATTTGAGCTGGGATGAGCGGTACAAAAATATCCTTTGGGATTCCGAAATGCTTTCGGCAGCATGTGTTGCCTATGATCTTATGAAGGGTAATAATTACGATTTTGGGAATGATGAAACAGCGATTCGGACAAATATTCAGGATATTGCTGGAGAAATGTATTATGATCTTGTTTCAAGCAATCCATATACAAATACATTGCATCTCATGTGGGATCTGGGCTTTGGAGAAAAGATCAATTATGGTGTCAAGTTTGCTTCTGCACTTGGTATGTGTGCAATCGTTCTAAATACTGAGACTACAGGTGATGCAGATAAGCAACCTCAGACCTGGATCAATTATTGCATGCAGAAAACAAATCAGCAGTTTAATGACTGGCTTGTTAATGAACAGGGCATGTGGGCAGAAGGTCCTCATTACTTGTCATTCACCGCTACCAGTTATCTTCCTTTTGCTATTTCACACAATAATTTTGTTGATGGTGAGTCCGAGGATTACGGAGGTGAGTATTTATCTCCACTTACTGAGCAAGATAATTTCCAAGCGATAACAGATTGGTGTATTAAAATCCGTCAACCCAATGGTGCACGTCCAAACTTTGATGATAGTTTTCTAAATCCCCTTTTCTATAACGGCATGCTTGCTCCCATTTATGCGGACGATATTGCTGCGTGGGATTATGTAAATTGTACAGATTCATATTTTGTTGACGCAACTTCTGATAATATAGACGTAGAGATGATCTGCACATATGATGATATTGCTTATCCCGGGACCACTCTACCAGATTTTCCTCCAACCCAAATCATGCCTGATGCCGGACAAGCAGTATTTCGAAGTGATTGGGGAGAAGATGCAGTTTATATGTGTGCACTTGCTGAAAACGGGCAAGCTCGCGAAGGAGGTCGTACTCATGAGCATCCCGATAATGGAAGTTTTATTATCTACGCTCTTGGTGAGTTGCTTGCAATGGATTCTGGATATATCAGCTGGGATAAAAGAGACAGTGTGCGTTATGCTAAAAATCATAGTATGATACTTGTGGATGGCGAAGGTCCTCCTGCTGCGTCTCTTACGACTTCTGAAGGAACCGATGCTGAACTCGGATACACCTATGATACTGAAGGTTTAGATTTTGCCCAGATAACCACAAACTATCAGGACACAGATTTTTTAAGAAACATTACATTTATAAATAATTCATATTTTACTATTATTGATTATATAGGATCAACTGAAACACACAATTATGCATATCTTCTTCATGGAAATGGTGGAGGTTCAACCGGAAATGGTTTTTCTCTCGATACAAATGGCTCAGTTTATAGCGTGAATGATGTTGATCTGAACTTCTTTATAAATTCCCCCATAGCAATGGTCCTCGATAATTATGATGATTATCATGATGACGGAACTTACAATGTACCAGCAACTCATACCGTTACAAGGGCAACAATCAATGCAGATTATGGACTTTTTACTTCATTTCTTATGCCGACATTGGCAACAACAAGAGATATCACCTATGTGCCTATCAATGAAGCTAACTTCTCAGGTGGATCAATTGAGATGGATACTGAAAAAGCTCTTCTTTTAGTCGGTGAAACAATAGATGTTCAGACATATGACTTCTTTGGAACAACCCTTGGTTTTGATTGCAGCATTTTACACGTTGCAAAAAATGGAGATATTCCAAGAAATATTCAGCTTACAAGCGGTATGATATTTAACTACGGAAGCACACCTTTGATAAATAGTGATACGCGGGTGATATTGGCGCTGAATATTGGTGCAACCTCAGCAAACGGATATGTAAGCGAAGCATGTATGATCGAATTCTTTACCGGAAACGAACCCACAAACGTCACTGGCGGAACTCTTATTGGTTTTGATGAAGGAGTAACCACAATCACCTTTGATGAATCTACATATTTCACCCTTGACGTAGTATGGTCTCTTGATTACGCAATCGATCCCGGATATGTACCCGAGGATCATAATATTTCTGTATATCCCAATCCATTCAATGATACAAACGAAATTTCATTCACACTTTCAAAACCTCAGAATGTCCGAATCGAAGTATTCAATCTCAAAGGACAAAAGATCGCAGTCTTAACAGATGAAAATTATACGATTGGTTCACATTCAGTTACCTGGAATGGTAAAGATTCTACAGACAAGAATGTTGCGAATGGAACCTATTTTTATAAAATACATTTTGAACAGAGTCAACCAGTTTTGAGAAAAGTTAACATCCTTAGATAA